One genomic region from Sander lucioperca isolate FBNREF2018 chromosome 3, SLUC_FBN_1.2, whole genome shotgun sequence encodes:
- the LOC116037602 gene encoding uncharacterized protein LOC116037602 isoform X3 produces the protein MGVTLLIIMNTITILLCVLANQVTSQTNDIFPARILAQQKAISEDSDLYVTCSTFGFKKQIVVYVYLCKDDIWINKNMQKPDQNDTTFMIHSVGLHNSGNYSCVYSIWNNSLPKVAMRGDNVIQILVISNFLPADISVAGPSTISEGDHVAFRCTVSDTLQTLGKCQLIHSYLRRNETILQVQPFNVTRMEATFTIKSAVMRDSGHYSCVVLPSKCIREHEKTLYGNNAVLLEVTVNWVLPVFISCGVITLILSLGLSLWWINKRGQRIGRKSKGKSLNFRVHILY, from the exons ATGGGTGTCACATTGCTTATAATCATGAACACAATCACCATTCTTCTGT gtGTTCTTGCAAATCAGGTCACAAGTCAAACTAACG ATATTTTTCCTGCGAGGATCCTGGCTCAACAAAAAGCTATAAGTGAGGACAGTGACCTTTATGTAACCTGCAGTACATTTGGGTTCAAGAAACAGATCGtggtttatgtttatttatgcaAGGATGACATTTGGATCAATAAAAATATGCAGAAGCCAGATCAAAATGACACCACCTTTATGATACACAGTGTTGGTCTTCATAACAGTGGAAACTACAGCTGTGTTTACTCCATTTGGAATAATTCGCTTCCCAAAGTAGCCATGAGGGGAGACAACGTCATTCAGATCCTGGTCATAT CCAATTTTCTCCCTGCAGATATTTCAGTCGCTGGGCCGTCCACTATCAGCGAGGGAGACCATGTGGCATTCAGATGTACTGTTTCTGACACCCTGCAAACACTCGGTAAATGTCAACTCATCCACTCTTACCTAAGGAGGAATGAGACCATCCTCCAAGTGCAACCATTTAATGTCACCCGCATGGAGGCGACTTTCACCATCAAAAGTGCCGTCATGAGGGATTCAGGCCATTACAGCTGCGTGGTGCTGCCATCTAAATGCATCCGAGAGCATGAGAAAACACTCTATGGAAATAACGCAGTATTACTCGAGGTCACAG TAAATTGGGTCCTCCCAGTGTTTATCTCTTGTGGAGTGATAACCCTGATTCTATCGCTGGGTCTGAGTCTGTGGTGGATCAACAAACGAGGTCAGAGGATCGGAAGGAAATCGAAAGGCAAATCACTCAATTTTAGAGTTCACATTTTGTATTAA
- the chrna3 gene encoding neuronal acetylcholine receptor subunit alpha-3, whose amino-acid sequence MKANFCVVLPTCSFLLFLLPGGSSSDAEHKLFSVIFSNYNQYIRPVENVTDPVVVQFEVSMSQLVKVDEVNQIMETNLWLRHIWNDYKLRWNPRDFGGVEFIRVPSNKIWKPDIVLYNNAVGDFQVDDKTKALLRYNGDVTWIPPAIFKSSCKIDVTYFPFDYQNCTMKFGSWTYDKAKIDLVLIGSTINLKDFWESGEWTIIDAPGYKHDIKYNCCEEIYTDITYSLYIRRLPLFYTINMIIPCLLISFLTVLVFYLPSDCGEKITLCISVLLSLTVFLLVITETIPSTSLVIPLIGEYLLFTMIFVTLSIVITVFVLNVHYRTPKTHTMPCWVRTVFLGLLPRVMFMTRPERDPETVAVTSSVQTMHSRPCAVHSSGTLQKQHKPQALASGQASVVSSLTNRQRIFNNTELSNLNNVSGEPAKGAGSVFLCCEGRCNHCWHQRSSKLPADSGGGSGGLGSLGALTGGNAVGTGGESQCSSSESLDGGIMSLLPLSPEVREAIESVKYIAENMRLQNEAKEVQDDWKYVAMVIDRIFLWVFILVCIMGTAGLFLQPLLLWDDI is encoded by the exons ATGAAAGCCAATTTTTGTGTCGTTCTGCCCACATGTTCCTTCCTTCTGTTTCTTCTGCCAG GGGGCTCCTCTTCAGATGCAGAGCACAAGCTCTTCTCTGTGATATTCTCCAACTACAACCAGTACATACGACCAGTGGAAAATGTGACCGACCCAGTTGTTGTACAGTTCGAGGTGTCCATGTCACAGCTAGTCAAAGTG GATGAAGTCAATCAGATCATGGAGACAAATCTGTGGCTGAGACAT atctggAATGACTACAAGCTCAGATGGAATCCAAGGGATTTTGGAGGCGTCGAGTTTATCCGAGTGCCGTCAAACAAGATATGGAAGCCAGACATTGTGCTCTACAACAA TGCTGTCGGAGATTTCCAGGTCGATGACAAAACGAAGGCCCTGCTTCGTTACAATGGTGATGTTACCTGGATCCCTCCAGCCATATTCAAGAGCTCCTGCAAGATCGACGTCACTTACTTCCCCTTCGACTACCAAAACTGCACCATGAAGTTCGGCTCCTGGACGTACGACAAGGCCAAGATCGATCTGGTGTTAATTGGCTCAACCATCAACCTCAAGGACTTCTGGGAGAGCGGCGAGTGGACGATCATAGACGCCCCTGGTTACAAACACGACATCAAGTACAACTGCTGCGAGGAAATCTACACGGATATCACTTACTCTTTGTACATCCGCCGTCTGCCACTTTTCTACACCATCAACATGATCATCCCCTGCCTCCTTATCTCCTTCCTCACTGTGCTCGTCTTCTACCTGCCGTCTGATTGCGGGGAGAAAATCACTCTGTGCATCTCTGTCCTGCTATCTTTAACTGTCTTCCTCCTCGTCATAACAGAGACCATCCCCTCCACCTCGCTAGTCATCCCCCTGATTGGCGAGTACCTCCTCTTCACCATGATCTTTGTCACCCTTTCTATTGTCATCACTGTTTTTGTGTTGAACGTCCACTACCGCACACCAAAGACACACACTATGCCCTGCTGGGTGCGGACTGTGTTCCTGGGGCTGTTGCCCAGGGTAATGTTCATGACCAGGCCAGAGAGGGACCCCGAGACGGTGGCAGTGACCAGCAGTGTTCAGACGATGCATTCAAGGCCCTGTGCTGTGCATTCATCAGGTACTTTGCAGAAGCAGCACAAACCTCAGGCCCTGGCGTCAGGCCAGGCCAGCGTGGTGTCCAGCCTGACAAACCGCCAACGGATTTTCAACAACACAGAACTCTCCAACCTCAATAACGTAAGTGGCGAACCAGCCAAAGGTGCAggctctgtgtttttgtgctgtGAGGGCCGTTGCAACCATTGCTGGCACCAGAGATCCAGCAAACTGCCTGCAGACTCTGGGGGAGGGAGCGGAGGACTGGGCAGCCTGGGGGCGCTGACTGGAGGCAATGCTGTTGGGACCGGAGGGGAGAGTCAGTGCTCTAGCTCAGAGTCTCTAGATGGAGGAATAATGTCCCTGTTGCCCCTCTCCCCTGAGGTCAGGGAGGCTATTGAGAGTGTCAAATACATAGCAGAGAACATGAGACTACAGAATGAAGCAAAGGAG GTTCAAGATGACTGGAAGTACGTTGCCATGGTGATCGACCGGATTTTCCTTTGGGTTTTTATCCTTGTGTGCATCATGGGAACGGCTGGCCTCTTCCTCCAGCCTCTATTACTTTGGGATGACATTTGA